The Neptunomonas concharum genomic interval ACCTATCTGGTTTTTGGTCACGTCGCATTGATGACACAAATAGACTCGTCTATGCTGTCGATGATCAGGCGATAACGATAATTTCGTGCCGCTACCATTACTAAAATAGACTTCAGTGATATTGTCGTACTTTACTCTCCCCGAGACATCGTGCCATAGAGGGTTTTTCTTCTTCTCGGTTTTATGGCTGGTTGTCCAGTGGGTGGTCATTGGCTACTTTTACAGGTATCAAGGCAAGATTTGGTTCTGGTTTCCACTGTAGCTCTACTTAAAAGAAAAACGGTCTTCGTCAGTATAAGTTCTAATGCATATAGCGTTAAGGTAATTGGTCAGAATAACTTTTTAACATCGCAATAAAAGTTCTCATGAGAACCAAGTGCTATTAATTCCAGTATTACAGTGCCATCCTTGTAGCTGTAACCAAGTAAAGTTAACTGTTTGACCATTTTGAATTTATACACGCGCAGAAATGCTAGGTCCCCTTTTTTCTGCTCCCCTAGGAGGGGATCGTCCATCAGTATCTTTACGGTTTTATCCAAATCTTTTTTCTGATTCTGATGTAACTTCTTTACCGCCTTCTTGAAACTAGCTGTCTGTAAAACTTTGGTAATCTTAGCCAAAATCGTAAGGCTCCAATTTTCCAGCCTCTTTTTCAGCTTTGGAAATGATTGCCTGTTTAACGAATTCGTATGGCAAGTCAGGATTATCTTCCATCATTTCACCTATCTTTGCCCAATGCTCAATCTGTTTCGGCATAGTTCGATTTAGCGCTTTACCCATAATGGTCGCTTTCTCAACCAGATCTTGATCTAGCCTTACGCTTGCAGTTGCCATAAGGTGCCTCCTAATAGCTTTCTGTCAGATTGTAGCAAGGCGCTACAAATGTGGCAAGTTGCGGATAACAAGCGCATTAACACTCGCAGTGCTCGCTAGGGACAAAAACACGCAGGGCCCTGCGCTTCGCTTGGTATTGTTTTTGCCCGTTATGCGGGTGTTATGACCCAAGATCACAATCCAAAGGAGAAATGAAGTCATGGACGCTTCAACAACAATCAAACAAATGCTGGCAGGAAACAGAATCTTTGTGCCGGCTTACCAACGTGCCTACGACAACCAGCTTTTCAAAGATTATGTGATTGACCAAATCAAAAAAGATAACAATGGACTAGGAAACATATGAATAAGTTCCCACTAATACTCTGCAGCTCGCATAAAATGGGAACCAAGTCTTTATATTTAGGAATTAATCTTATGTTCCCTAGCTTATGGCTGTCCTGTTATTTTCCTCTGGCATGGCGTCAATATGGTTGAAGTGGCCATATAAGCCGAGATATGAAAAGATATTTAACACAGGGCTGTTGTCGCCATTAGGAGCTGCTGCTTCGTAGCCACAAGTTAGCCCCAAAGCCCGTCGTTAGTATTCAAGGAGAAAGTGTATGAAGGGGAGTTGTCTGTGTAGAGCTATCGAGTACGAGGTTGACTCGCTGGATATGCCAATCATTTTTTGCCACTGTAAGACTTGCCAGAAAGCACATGCCGCACCTTTTGCACCTACGGCTGGAGTATTAAGAGCGCATTTTCGATGGCTGCGTGGTAAAGATAAGCTTTCAAGCTTTGAGTCTAGCCCAGGGAAAATAAGACACTTCTGTTCTGTATGTGGCACACAGTTGGTGGCAGAAAGGCCAGCCCAGCCACATGTGATTCTGCGAGTAGCGACTTTGGATGATGATCCTGAAGTAAAGCCAGAAGCTCATATTTGGACAAAGCATGATGTCGAGTGGCTGGAGGATGAGGGTATCCCTAGTTATGAGGAATGGCAGCCAAAATGATGTCGTCCCTTCAGTCGTATTCGCCATTATCAGATCTTGCTAAGTCAGTGCAACAGACATTGAATGACTGCAAGCAAGTACGGCGGGGCATTAAGGGTGAAACTTTATTGGTCGCATCTGATTCTTGGCAGCATGTTTATTGGCTTCATGCTGGGGTGGTGCGGATGTTCTACTTAGATACGCAAGGGCGAGAGCATAACAAGCGCTTCTTTATGGCGAATGACTTTTTTTGGCCTGTCACGCCTGCTTTGCGTGAGAAGGCGGCGGGTTTTTATATACAAGCGCTAACGGATATTCACTGTGATGTGTGGTCTTATGCAGATTTTCGCGGTGCTTTTGAGTGTGATCAAGCGTGGCTGTCATTTAGCCATCTATGGTTGGAGCGCCTAATTGATTCAAAGTTGGCGAGAGAACGCGATTGGTTACATTTGAGTGCTGCAGAGCGCTATCAGCAGTTGTGTGATACTTCACCTCGGTTGATAGAGCAAGTTTCCGCACAGCATATTGCGAGTTATCTTGGTATCACGCCTGTTTCTCTTTCTCGTATAAAGAATCGTTAGTTTCTTATCATTTGTTAACGACCTTCTAATAGTGCTTGGCGATACTGCAGCAAATTAGTAGGAGGTGTTATGTCTACATTGCTTGTTCGGATTATGCCGATCATCAGCACACTTTTATTAGGGGTGATGGCGGGCTTTTTTGCGACGTATTCTTTTAACGTTAACTACGCCACATTAGTTTTAAATGGTGAAATGTACGCCACGGTACAATCCTTGTTTAACGTAAATGTGCGCCATGCAGGCTTTTTTGTTTGTTTCTTTGGTGCGGGTGTTTTTGCACTGATTACGGCGGTGGTTTTTCTCCAGCAGCGTTGTTCTATTGGTTGGCTCTGGTTGGCAGTGGGATTGGCATATATGCTTGGCATTGTCATGTTTACTAAGTGGGTTAACTTGCCGCTCAATTATTATACGGAGTCTTGGGATGTTCATGATTTGCCGACTGATTGGGAAGCGGTGCGCGCGCAATGGAATCAGGCTAATCTGCTACGAACATGGATCAGTGGGGCGTTGTTTGTTATGGCGACAATTCTATTGAGCCGCTCACCCGGTGCCACAGTATTGAGAAAAGATGATGTCAGTAGAGGGTAGGGTTGATGTTACATTAGCTAGAGCAAGAAAAGCCGCCAGATGTATAAGCGATCCTGTTGGCTTTTCCGAAGTAGCTGCATGATACTGGCTATGGTTGAGCTGCCACGGGTGTGCACAACTCGACTAAACAGCCATTGATATCAGATACATACGCTGTTGTTTGTCCCCATGGCATCTGTTCAACATCTTGCACCAATGAGGCACCCGCTTTTAAAGCGCGGGAGAGCGCGGCGGGTACATCATCAGTTTCAAAAGCAATCTCAAAAGATGGATTATTGGCGTTAGCTTTAGACGGTTTTTTTCCAAGCGTCTCCATCAGTTCTAACGAGGAGAACGACAGTGTCGTTGCGCCTGTTTTGAGTTCCCCATAATCACCACTTTCATGCAGCATCGCTGTGCTTAGGCCAAATGCGGCCTCATAAAATGCCAGTGTATCTTTTACGCTGTCTACATAGAGAATGGTGTATTTAAATGTTAAAGGTTCCATCATCGTGCCTCACGCTTTAGATTCATCCTTTGAGTTTAGGCGCTGAGTTAGCGAGTTGTCTTGAACAAATGCGACAGTTTTACCACGCCATTTCTCCTTTATGTACTTTAGCACCAATATCGAGTGCAACCTTTAGTTTTGCATCTGGGTAATGCGTTGTCATCTCTTGGATTAAGGCTGCGCTGTCTTTGCTATTTCGTTTTTCTTTAGCAAAGCGTTGCAGATAATCCGCCGTGTAATGAATAGCCGTTACATCGGTGGGTGTTTCTGCTTGCATGTGTCCAGGGACAACAATCTTGGGGTTGCGAGCTTGCATCTCTGTTAGTTGATCTAGCCAAGCTGCTTGTTGCACATCGGTTTGAGTGTCTGCGGTCCAGACGTGCAGATCACCAAATACGGCAACATTCCCCACAACCGCTTTGAGTGATGGAACCCATAAGTAAGGGCGATGAGCTAAGGGGCCCTCTGTGCCTTTGATTTCGATAGGGTAACCATCAACACTGAATGATGTTTCTTTATAGGCGGTAGGCGTAACCGGATGGGTGGGCGCGTTTGCCCCCATTTTAGGCCCCCAAAATGAAACCTTGCCGGCCTTTTTCTTTTCTAGCACTTTTACAACACTAGGTGCAGCGATAACGTTGGCTTCAGGGAACAGTTGCTTTAACACTTCCGCGCCAAAGTAATAATCTGGGTCGGCTTGGCTGATAAAAATAGTGGTTAATTTCTTACCGGAGTCGAGCACATTGGCAGCAATACGTAATCCGTCTGCTTTGGTAAAACCCGCATCGATGACGGCCGCTTCGGTATCACCGTATATGAGGGTGGAGTTGACGTGAAAACTGCTTTCAGAAGCGTTATACACTTTTAAGGTGAGTGGTGCTTTGTCTGCAGCAGATACGGTTGTTGAGATAACCAGAGCGGTTAATAGGGCAGGTAGTTTCATGGTGTTCCTCATTGTTTTAAAGAGTGATGAGGGCAGTCTAAAGGTTTGATATGCTCGGATATATGGTTTAAATTGTGTAGCTTTGTTTCATATTTCGGTCTAATTATGGATAGAGTAACAGCCGCAGAGGTGTTTGTTGATCTGGCTTACTCCGGCAGTTTTACAGCAACAGCACAACGGCTAGATATGTCTCGCCCAATGGTGACGCGCTACATCGAGGCAATGGAAGGCTGGTTGGCGGTGCGCTTGTTTCATCGAACGACGCGTAAAGTAACGCTGACCAGTGCCGGTGAGCATTGCTTAAAGGATGTCGAGGCATGGCTGGAAGCGGCACATCAGTTAGTTAGCAATGCCAACCCATCTGGTGAGCTAAGCGATGCTATCCGTATCGCTGTCAGTCCCTCTTTTGGATATGCTCATGTAGCGCCTGCGTTGGTCGAGTTTATGGCATTGCATCCTCGCGTATCTGTGGATGTGGATTTAGAAGATACGGCGGTCGATTTAGTTGAACAGCGCATCGATTTAGCGATACGCATCGCTTCTAATCCAAATCCCTCGTTGATTGGCAAACCGATTGCTCAATGCCGTTCTGTTATGGCGGCATCTCCCAGTTATCTGGCCCGCTTTGCAGCTATCAGATCTCCTGAGGATCTCGTTTCTCATGATTGTCTGGGGCATAAGTACTTCGAGCGCAATGTATGGCATCTAAGTCGAGGTGATCAGCATGTAGCGATTAGTGTCGGTTGCCGACTAAGTGCGAACGAGACGAGTGTCTTAATGCAGGCCGCTATTCAAGGGGCAGGGGTCGCACTACTGCCAACTTACTTGGCAAATCAGGCAATCTCAGAAGGTAATTTGCAACCGGTTTTGCCGGATTGGCAACCTCCAGAGATGCGTATCTATGGGTTTTACTCATCCAGAAAGCATCTATCACCGACGGTTAGAGCCTTGATCGACTTTATGGCTGACTACTATGCTCAGCACCCTTGGGACTAGCGAATGGACACCCTGCATATTCTTCTTCTAACCCATGCGCGTGAGGTTACTAAAGCGACTAACACCGGACGGTTGCTAGAAAGCAGCAAAGGGCTCAAGGTCTCCCGGATTATCTGGTCTCGAACTCAGCCCGACGAGGTGTTATTAAACCTTATTGAAAAAGGGAGCGTGGCGCTGCTTTATCCTGAGTCTGAGGTGGGAATGGTTGATACTCAACAGATTAACAGGTGCGATACGTTTATTATCATTGATGCCACTTGGCAGGAGGCTCGTAAGATCTATAACCGATCGCCTTACTTGCACCGTTTACCTCGGTTTGCATTAGTGAACGTGCAACCGTCTGAATTCAGGCTAAGAAGAAACCAAGTGGCAGGTGGGTTGTGCACGGCAGAGTGTGCAATCGCGTTATTGCGACAAAACAAACGTTTGGGTGCAGCAGATGAATTACAGCAACGTTTTGTGGATTTTAATAAGGGTCTAAAGGGATAACATCGGTCCGTTTTTTGTCTTAAATCATTATAAGGCCTTTTCATTTTTCCTCTAAATTACAGTATGCTGTGTGCCATCGTTCGCTGCGCATAAAAATAGTGATAACAATAGCAGCAGATTTCTTGGATAGCAGGAGAAACAGGCTTTGCATAATTACGTATTACGTCTCGACCAGGCGGGTATGGGCGATGTTGAAAAAGTAGGCGGTAAAAACGCATCCCTCGGTGAAATGATCAGCCAGCTAACCAGCGTCGGCGTTAAAGTCCCCGGTGGTTTTGCGACTACGGCTGAAGCGTTCAGAGATTTTCTGGTGCATACCGGTCTTAAAGAGAAG includes:
- a CDS encoding type II toxin-antitoxin system RelE/ParE family toxin; protein product: MAKITKVLQTASFKKAVKKLHQNQKKDLDKTVKILMDDPLLGEQKKGDLAFLRVYKFKMVKQLTLLGYSYKDGTVILELIALGSHENFYCDVKKLF
- a CDS encoding TA system antitoxin ParD family protein, producing the protein MATASVRLDQDLVEKATIMGKALNRTMPKQIEHWAKIGEMMEDNPDLPYEFVKQAIISKAEKEAGKLEPYDFG
- a CDS encoding GFA family protein — translated: MKGSCLCRAIEYEVDSLDMPIIFCHCKTCQKAHAAPFAPTAGVLRAHFRWLRGKDKLSSFESSPGKIRHFCSVCGTQLVAERPAQPHVILRVATLDDDPEVKPEAHIWTKHDVEWLEDEGIPSYEEWQPK
- a CDS encoding Crp/Fnr family transcriptional regulator, which gives rise to MMSSLQSYSPLSDLAKSVQQTLNDCKQVRRGIKGETLLVASDSWQHVYWLHAGVVRMFYLDTQGREHNKRFFMANDFFWPVTPALREKAAGFYIQALTDIHCDVWSYADFRGAFECDQAWLSFSHLWLERLIDSKLARERDWLHLSAAERYQQLCDTSPRLIEQVSAQHIASYLGITPVSLSRIKNR
- a CDS encoding DUF1772 domain-containing protein, giving the protein MSTLLVRIMPIISTLLLGVMAGFFATYSFNVNYATLVLNGEMYATVQSLFNVNVRHAGFFVCFFGAGVFALITAVVFLQQRCSIGWLWLAVGLAYMLGIVMFTKWVNLPLNYYTESWDVHDLPTDWEAVRAQWNQANLLRTWISGALFVMATILLSRSPGATVLRKDDVSRG
- a CDS encoding VOC family protein — protein: MMEPLTFKYTILYVDSVKDTLAFYEAAFGLSTAMLHESGDYGELKTGATTLSFSSLELMETLGKKPSKANANNPSFEIAFETDDVPAALSRALKAGASLVQDVEQMPWGQTTAYVSDINGCLVELCTPVAAQP
- a CDS encoding MBL fold metallo-hydrolase; this encodes MKLPALLTALVISTTVSAADKAPLTLKVYNASESSFHVNSTLIYGDTEAAVIDAGFTKADGLRIAANVLDSGKKLTTIFISQADPDYYFGAEVLKQLFPEANVIAAPSVVKVLEKKKAGKVSFWGPKMGANAPTHPVTPTAYKETSFSVDGYPIEIKGTEGPLAHRPYLWVPSLKAVVGNVAVFGDLHVWTADTQTDVQQAAWLDQLTEMQARNPKIVVPGHMQAETPTDVTAIHYTADYLQRFAKEKRNSKDSAALIQEMTTHYPDAKLKVALDIGAKVHKGEMAW
- a CDS encoding LysR family transcriptional regulator, which encodes MDRVTAAEVFVDLAYSGSFTATAQRLDMSRPMVTRYIEAMEGWLAVRLFHRTTRKVTLTSAGEHCLKDVEAWLEAAHQLVSNANPSGELSDAIRIAVSPSFGYAHVAPALVEFMALHPRVSVDVDLEDTAVDLVEQRIDLAIRIASNPNPSLIGKPIAQCRSVMAASPSYLARFAAIRSPEDLVSHDCLGHKYFERNVWHLSRGDQHVAISVGCRLSANETSVLMQAAIQGAGVALLPTYLANQAISEGNLQPVLPDWQPPEMRIYGFYSSRKHLSPTVRALIDFMADYYAQHPWD
- a CDS encoding DTW domain-containing protein, whose product is MDTLHILLLTHAREVTKATNTGRLLESSKGLKVSRIIWSRTQPDEVLLNLIEKGSVALLYPESEVGMVDTQQINRCDTFIIIDATWQEARKIYNRSPYLHRLPRFALVNVQPSEFRLRRNQVAGGLCTAECAIALLRQNKRLGAADELQQRFVDFNKGLKG